In the Desulfobacterales bacterium genome, one interval contains:
- the nuoB gene encoding NADH-quinone oxidoreductase subunit NuoB, whose translation MLNTLKNRFEQGYRTSRYPKEKIELAPRYRGMPQIHPDASAELAVRCAEACPQNAIDAERKIIDMGRCVFCGTCERISEGKFISFSRNFELAVSEKAHLMTDGALPDLACHARQHFKKLFGRSLQLRQVSAAGCNACEADLNVLATPFFDLARFGINFVASPRHADGIVVTGPISRNMKTALLQTYEAVPNPKVVIAVGSCALTGGPFRGSPEVTEGLDTLLPVDLFIPGCPPHPMTNLHALLTFFK comes from the coding sequence ATGCTCAACACGCTGAAAAACCGATTTGAACAAGGATATCGTACTTCCCGCTATCCAAAAGAGAAAATCGAACTGGCGCCGCGCTATCGCGGCATGCCGCAGATTCACCCGGATGCTTCGGCGGAACTGGCGGTTCGGTGCGCTGAAGCCTGTCCGCAAAATGCCATTGACGCCGAACGGAAGATCATCGATATGGGCCGTTGTGTATTCTGCGGTACCTGCGAGCGTATCTCCGAAGGCAAGTTTATCTCTTTTTCACGGAATTTCGAGCTGGCCGTTAGCGAAAAGGCGCATCTGATGACGGATGGCGCTTTGCCGGATCTGGCCTGCCACGCCAGACAGCACTTCAAGAAGTTATTCGGTAGATCGCTTCAACTTCGGCAGGTTTCTGCTGCGGGCTGCAATGCCTGCGAGGCGGACCTGAACGTGTTGGCCACGCCGTTCTTCGATTTGGCGCGGTTCGGCATCAATTTTGTGGCCTCGCCCCGTCACGCCGACGGCATCGTGGTCACCGGCCCCATCTCCAGGAACATGAAAACCGCACTGCTTCAGACCTATGAGGCGGTGCCGAATCCCAAGGTCGTAATTGCCGTTGGAAGCTGTGCGCTGACCGGCGGCCCGTTCCGGGGAAGTCCAGAGGTCACCGAAGGCCTGGACACCCTGCTGCCCGTGGATCTTTTCATTCCCGGCTGCCCGCCGCATCCCATGACGAACCTGCATGCGTTACTGACGTTTTTTAAGTGA
- a CDS encoding hydrogenase, translating to METPFLEISNGRAVQRNAIPHLHFDAFYSETLSIVENGGKVVHYFAYQDGDILKLLAVLRTDKLLVAGCDAPASYPSLSIQCEPFHLFEREIAEQYGIVPEFHPWLKMVRYHPNCRNVADVFGNNYEADIPGNYDYYAVEGEEIHEVAVGPVHAGVIEPGHFRFNCIGERVLNLEIQLGYQHRGVESLLVNVPFKRLPIIAEGIAGDTAIGHSLCLAQAFEALSGAIPDAGARIIRTIALELERIANHVGDLGALSGDVAFLPPANYCGRMRGDFLNLTLWICGNRFGKGLVRPGGVLFPLAAADRNTLLGRLDELQPQVAHVMELLFNTPSARGRFEGCGVVGKEDAEKLGLVGPAGRASGIAYDVRRCFPTEHYGKLQIPENAKSTGDVWARARIRANEVLQSIRIIQSLLKDPIDTTCAANAMPSPFSASFVVTLNEAWRGEVSHCVLTDAEGKLLRYKVKDPSFHNWNGLSMALRNTGISDFPLNNKSFNLSYCGFDL from the coding sequence ATGGAAACGCCCTTTTTAGAGATTTCAAACGGCCGTGCGGTTCAAAGAAATGCCATTCCGCATCTTCATTTTGATGCCTTTTATTCGGAAACGTTAAGCATTGTCGAAAACGGCGGCAAAGTCGTTCACTATTTTGCCTATCAGGACGGCGATATCCTGAAGCTTCTCGCGGTGTTGCGGACCGATAAGCTCCTCGTCGCCGGGTGTGATGCGCCTGCCTCCTATCCGTCGTTAAGCATTCAATGTGAGCCCTTTCATCTGTTTGAGCGGGAGATTGCCGAGCAGTACGGCATTGTTCCGGAATTTCATCCCTGGCTCAAAATGGTGCGGTATCATCCCAATTGCCGAAATGTCGCCGATGTGTTCGGAAACAATTACGAAGCGGATATTCCGGGCAATTACGACTATTACGCGGTCGAAGGCGAAGAAATTCACGAGGTGGCCGTGGGACCGGTGCATGCGGGTGTTATCGAACCCGGACATTTTCGATTTAACTGCATCGGCGAGCGAGTGCTGAACCTGGAAATTCAACTGGGGTATCAGCACCGCGGGGTTGAGTCCCTGCTGGTCAATGTGCCCTTCAAACGGCTGCCCATTATCGCTGAAGGCATTGCTGGCGATACGGCCATCGGCCACAGCCTGTGCCTGGCGCAAGCCTTTGAAGCGCTTTCCGGCGCGATACCGGATGCCGGCGCGCGCATCATTCGCACCATCGCTCTGGAGCTTGAGCGCATCGCCAATCATGTGGGGGATCTGGGCGCTTTGAGCGGGGATGTGGCTTTTTTGCCGCCCGCGAATTATTGCGGCAGAATGCGCGGCGATTTTCTCAACTTGACCTTATGGATCTGCGGAAACCGGTTCGGTAAGGGACTGGTTCGGCCGGGCGGCGTCTTGTTTCCCCTGGCTGCCGCGGATCGAAATACGCTCCTGGGGCGGCTCGATGAACTGCAACCTCAGGTGGCCCATGTGATGGAACTTCTTTTTAACACGCCCAGCGCGCGGGGCCGGTTTGAAGGCTGCGGTGTGGTCGGTAAGGAAGATGCGGAGAAACTGGGCCTTGTGGGACCGGCCGGTCGGGCCAGCGGCATCGCCTATGATGTGCGGCGCTGCTTTCCAACGGAGCATTACGGCAAGCTACAGATTCCGGAAAACGCAAAATCCACGGGGGATGTGTGGGCCAGGGCCAGAATTCGGGCGAATGAAGTACTTCAATCCATCCGCATCATTCAGTCCCTGTTGAAAGACCCGATCGACACCACCTGCGCTGCAAATGCGATGCCGTCCCCGTTTTCAGCCTCTTTTGTGGTAACGTTAAACGAGGCCTGGCGGGGAGAGGTTTCCCATTGCGTGCTGACCGACGCGGAAGGGAAACTGCTTCGATACAAGGTCAAGGACCCGTCTTTTCACAACTGGAACGGGCTGTCCATGGCATTACGCAATACGGGAATCTCAGATTTTCCCCTGAACAACAAGAGTTTCAACCTGTCCTATTGCGGGTTTGATCTCTGA